The following proteins are co-located in the Calliphora vicina chromosome 2, idCalVici1.1, whole genome shotgun sequence genome:
- the LOC135950519 gene encoding probable ATP-dependent RNA helicase ddx42 — MDTSSIWNIQPALQSPSSNASTMHEVKPEPYLSPNYYGGSYRNSYQTSPSPQPTSPMMNRNMNTPSPGLMRNSSAESQSQMSNMYNQSQINQEQYQNLTNNFNMSTSITCNQSPAVAVNNEYNNTNTFYEGGHSNNNNSNFNMISPQQQTQFTASNVFVNRTSGGSFTPIYTNDNHSSNNNNNNNAQFPSMNTANNIQVQAVFETANNMIFNQFQDSNITADSSLFNLSQLDDLVPLQNSDELRMSNLSIST, encoded by the exons ATGGACACATCTTCCATTTGGAACATACAACCGGCACTACAATCACCTTCATCCAATGCTTCAACTATGCACGAGGTGAAACCTGAGCCAT ATTTATCGCCGAATTATTATGGTGGATCATACAGAAATTCTTATCAGACGTCACCGTCACCACAGCCAACATCGCCAATGATGAATCGAAATATGAACACACCATCACCGGGTCTGATGAGAAACTCCAGTGCCGAGAGTCAATCGCAAATGTCAAATATGTACAATCAAAGTCAAATTAATCAAGaacaatatcaaaatttaacaaacaactTTAATATGTCGACAAGTATCACCTGCAATCAGTCTCCAGCTGTTGCTGTAAATAATGAATACAATAACACGAATACATTCTATGAAGGTGGTCatagcaataataataacagcaactttaatatgataagtccccaacaacaaacacaattcaCAGCATCCAATGTTTTCGTCAATCGCACCAGTGGAGGAAGCTTCACGCCCATCTACACCAATGACAACCACagtagcaacaacaataacaataacaacgcACAATTTCCATCAATGAATACTGCGAACAACATACAAGTCCAAGCTGTTTTCGAAACGGCCaacaatatgatttttaatcaatttcaagATTCAAATATAACGGCCGATTCATCGCTTTTTAATCTCTCGCAATTGGATGATCTGGTACCACTTCAGAATTCCGACGAGTTAAGGATGTCCAATCTTTCAATATCAACTTAA
- the Rsph9 gene encoding radial spoke head protein 9 homolog: protein MNVEYFQEGLDCLMYCGIKLTPEQKMLIENSLIVLQNENRFADMYFWGRINGIVKDYYIAFGYKRDCLRDRKYFFSTDGYQWLMLPFVHNPKTFQATMLCPEHFTGDPSLITPVKLDPIFETDANQVISTSLPEEIHLKEEDRLAAIVFIITEECAICPRGSLYKLTDGCVVPNQMFRGLNNLQCEDLSYYQIYRLPRNDLKINLSKRSDYNYPIDFLDSVEYVIPKGQAFSLNLQRNDRLVIIKSCIWLGMTFFHKINSQKQGFLYIGDGKKNNDLLFMF, encoded by the exons ATGAACGTTGAATATTTTCAAGAAGGACTCGACTGCCTCATGTACTGCGGCATAAAATTAACACCCGAgcaaaaaatgttaatagaaAATTCTCTTATAGTTTTGcaaaatgaaaatcgttttgcaGACATGTATTTTTGGGGTCGCATAAATGGTATTGTAAAAGATTATTATATAGCATTTGGTTATAAAAGAGATTGCCTAAGGGATCGCAAATATTTCTTTAGTACTGATGGCTATCAGTGGCTAATGTTACCTTTCGTACATAATCCAAAGACTTTTCAAGCTACAATGTTGTGTCCTGAACACTTTACAGGTGATCCTAGTCTAATAACACCTGTCAAATTG GATCCAATTTTCGAAACAGATGCCAATCAAGTAATTTCGACCAGCCTACCGGAAGAAATTCACCTAAAGGAAGAGGACCGTCTAGCTGCAATTGTTTTCATCATAACTGAAGAATGTGCAATTTGCCCGCGAGGATCTTTGTACAAACTAACAGATGGCTGTGTTGTCCCCAATCAAATGTTTCGCGGCTTGAATAATTTACAGTGTGAAGACCTTTCATATTATCAAATATATCGTTTGCCACGAAATGATCTCAAAATTAACCTATCAAAACGGTCCGATTACAATTATCCTATAGACTTTTTGGATTCCGTTGAGTATGTCATACCAAAAGGACAGGCATTTTCATTAAACTTACAGCGCAACGATCGTCTAGTAATTATAAAATCTTGCATTTGGTTGGGTATGACATTCTTTCATAAAATTAACTCGCAAAAGCAGGGCTTTCTTTATATTGGAGATGGAAAGAAAAACAACGATTTGTTGTTCATGTTTTAG
- the Dif gene encoding embryonic polarity protein dorsal translates to MDPNADVEQSGENVLGYEQPNNDYSAMLDDVLSTITDTMYNPPSVSSTSSASSSPTFTHMSQPSIPNLEGVRLKIVEQPALKGLRFRYICEGRSAGSIPGVHSTPENKTFPTIEVEGYEGRVKVVVSCVTKDEPYRPHPHNLVGKEGCEYGVCLTTINGPPMRAVFSNLGIQCVKKKDIKAALEERERKRIDPFKTGFAHKDQPSSIDLNVVRLCFQAFIPIPGVRKPYPIPPVVSDPIHDKKSINDLVICRLCSCAAKVTGGDTIILLCEKVPKDDIKIRFFELRNNEVFWEDFAQFQPTDVHKQAAITFKTPRYINPDVKHSVQVYIQLYRPSDGETSEALQFEFHPDLGMRTFPRIQRKLKHRQDMEIFQQILSIDSETTATKYSVPSLADAGDNDNDNDDTVTSDSSASKPLSSDTLNEHDEARKRQKQSFDDDNDGDDDDDDDNDNDDTDNYNYIERTNGDVEIELPVPQITFPTMDDATQTSTPIEEILGDREIDSRELTTVDKITEWMQSNEFERTDSLIVENGDILSLSGTTETVKGVIVTSLDTISITDDNRMNTDLIEQDIELDDKFCLELLAKRNIADQLQGDYSRDLADDVEHLNCSASAQVSVDIDENFDETATYTSLQIALKNPIEIPNENSLLKAQRQTNTENKKSFRNQENDLVVLKNPPAPRIKLSAAQTPQTPPSPPLPLPPRTPSPIGEQFLPPLPPKRKPSQELWAGVNTDTSPCNSTANSSRNGSISSRPPSQIIIMRTPDQSPTKRSATSTPSPKKKQGFFSRLFSRKKSKPDASASGDESNSKATTPNQSREPSIGNFSMNDNNRASIRSVKSLQPNSMGLEPKCNDKTGKAVGRSASSVSGKRPAQRNADVIHIPLKGDSSETLGKKERSHSSSCTLRYDGGLLDRKTLSALQLADIPISDGNMELIAIADRQSIKNLCEGAYGVVLDAGVDLSEAEHFALYTSLPSQCDDPCDENVFTNQPVLTPEEVAMRLAAANGLH, encoded by the exons tAGATGACGTTCTTAGTACCATAACAGACACAATGTATAACCCACCGTCTGTATCATCCACCTCATCAGCATCCTCGTCACCCACTTTCACACATATGTCACAGCCCAGTATACCGAATTTGGAAGGGGTTCGTCTCAAAATTGTGGAGCAACCTGCACTAAAGGGTCTTCGTTTCCGATACATATGCGAAGGACGTTCGGCTGGGTCTATACCGGGCGTTCACTCAACGCCCGAGAACAAAACATTTCCCACAATTGAAGTAGAAGGCTACGAGGGAAGAGTTAAAGTTGTTGTTTCATGTGTTACCAAAGATGAACCCTATCGACCACATCCCCATAATTTAGTTGGTAAAGAGGGCTGCGAATACGGTGTATGTCTGACGACCATTAATGGGCCACCGATGAGAGCAGTTTTCAGCAACTTGGGAATACAGTGTGTTAAAAAGAAAGACATAAAAGCAGCACTTGAGGAGCGGGAAAGAAAACGTATTGACCCGTTCAAAA CGGGTTTTGCTCACAAAGATCAACCATCATCTATAGATCTCAATGTTGTACGTTTGTGCTTTCAAGCCTTCATACCAATACCCGGAGTAAGAAAACCGTATCCAATACCGCCAGTGGTCTCAGATCCCATCCATGATAAAAAGTCTATAAACGATTTAGTTATCTGTCGTTTGTGTAGCTGTGCGGCCAAAGTGACAGGCGGAGACACAATCATTCTGTTGTGTGAGAAAGTGCCCAAAGATGAtattaaaattcgatttttcgaaTTGAGAAACAATGAAGTCTTCTGGGAAGACTTTGCACAATTTCAACCGACCGACGTCCATAAACAAGCCGCTATTACCTTTAAAACTCCCCGCTACATCAACCCCGATGTAAAGCACAGTGTGCAG GTATACATACAATTGTACCGACCTTCAGATGGAGAAACAAGCGAAGCTTTGCAGTTCGAATTTCATCCCGATCTAGGTATGCGAACATTTCCGCGTATACAGCGCAAACTGAAACATAGACAGGACATGGAAATATTCCAGCAAATACTATCCATAGACAGTGAAACTACTGCGACCAAGTATTCAGTGCCCTCCTTGGCGGATGCAGGTGATAATGACAATGATAACGATGATACTGTTACCAGTGACAGCTCTGCTAGTAAACCTCTCAGTTCCGACACATTAAATGAGCATGACGAGGCACGGAAACGGCAAAAGCAAAGTTTTGACGATGACAATGACGGCgatgatgacgacgacgacGATAATGACAATGACGACACTGACAATTACAACTACATTGAACGTACCAACGGTGATGTGGAAATTGAATTACCAGTTCCACAAATCACTTTTCCGACCATGGATGATGCCACACAAACTTCGACACCGATTGAAGAGATTTTAGGGGATAGGGAAATAGATTCACGTGAATTAACGACTGTAGACAAAATCACAGAATGGATGCAATCCAATGAATTCGAACGTACCGACAGTCTTATAGTTGAAAATGGCGACATTTTATCTTTGAGTGGAACTACTGAGACGGTTAAAGGTGTAATAGTTACAAGCCTAGATACAATTTCCATAACGGACGACAATCGTATGAACACAGACCTCATCGAGCAGGACATAGAACTAGATGACAAATTTTGTTTGGAATTACTAGCAAAGCGTAATATTGCTGACCAGCTGCAGGGAGACTATAGTCGAGATCTGGCCGATGATGTTGAACATTTAAATTGTTCCGCTAGTGCGCAAGTATCGGTCGATATCGATGAGAACTTTGACGAAACCGCTACTTACACTAGTCTTCAGATTGCTCTCAAGAACCCTATTGAGATTCCCAACGAAAACTCGTTATTAAAAGCTCAACGACAAACAAATACTGAGAATAAAAAATCATTCAGAAATCAAGAAAATGATTTagttgttttgaaaaatccacCGGCCCCAAGAATAAAACTAAGCGCTGCTCAAACGCCACAAACCCCGCCATCTCCACCTTTACCATTGCCACCCAGAACTCCTTCACCTATTGGAGAACAATTTCTGCCTCCATTGCCTCCTAAGCGCAAACCTTCCCAAGAATTATGGGCGGGCGTAAACACTGATACTTCGCCTTGCAATAGTACAGCCAATAGTAGTCGCAATGGTAGCATTTCCTCACGTCCGCCCTCACAAATTATTATCATGCGAACTCCCGATCAGAGTCCTACCAAACGATCGGCCACATCAACACCATCGCCCAAGAAAAAGCAAGGTTTCTTTTCACGCTTGTTCTCGCGCAAAAAGAGTAAACCCGATGCCTCAGCTTCGGGAGATGAATCCAATTCGAAAGCGACTACCCCAAACCAAAGTCGTGAACCCAGCATTGGCAACTTTTCAATGAATGACAACAATCGTGCTTCTATACGTTCGGTAAAATCATTGCAACCAAATTCCATGGGACTTGAGCCCAAATGCAATGATAAAACTGGAAAAGCTGTAGGTCGTAGTGCCAGTAGTGTTTCGGGAAAACGTCCTGCTCAACGTAATGCCGATGTTATTCATATACCCCTAAAGGGTGACAGCTCGGAAACTTTGGGTAAAAAGGAAAGATCTCATTCTAGTTCCTGTACTTTAAGATACGATGGTGGTCTCTTGGATCGCAAGACTTTAAGTGCATTACAATTGGCCGATATACCCATATCGGATGGAAATATGGAACTTATAGCCATTGCCGATCGTCAAAGTATTAAGAATTTATGCGAAGGAGCTTATGGTGTGGTGCTTGATGCGGGTGTAGATCTTTCAGAGGCTGAACACTTTGCCCTCTATACAAGTTTGCCATCACAATGTGATGATCCCTGTGATGAAAATGTTTTCACTAATCAACCGGTTTTAACACCCGAAGAAGTGGCGATGCGTTTAGCAGCTGCTAATGGTCTGCATTGA
- the LOC135951244 gene encoding putative E3 ubiquitin-protein ligase UBR7, producing MVNENDVVKVNNEDELSTNPLEESSVTMLDVLEEEKELEEEYAAVLGASDEKSCTYILGPVKRQALYSCLTCCPEGRDNLEKCAGICLACSYQCHENHELIELYTKRNFRCDCPTERTGANRCTLNVGLKQPEKVNADNLYNQNFQALYCACHRPYPDPERTTDELMLQCVVCEDWFHLQHLNAPANADKLVDACSEMICGTCMDQHTILQNYTGLALKKVESLDETVGGNLSVVGSTDVTKCEDNDDNKLKSDLDKSISEIMNMSETNGSVAAGEEPSAKRQKMDDADENTEQKCRRPSQKEDYEKGPTFWGPDWRSALCRCTACMSVYESEKIEYLLDPEDSAKSYEERGIKKHGTESSYEQGIRALASIDRVQQIDVITEYNRMKDKLKEYLQTFVASKKVVTEEDINRFFAEMRNEKNVEIGLPYMCR from the exons ATGGTGAACGAAAATGATGTGGTCAAAGTGAACAATGAGGACGAGTTATCTACGAATCCCTTGGAAGAATCAAGCGTTACCATGTTGGACGTTTTGGAAGAGGAAAAGGAGTTGGAAGAGGAATATGCCGCCGTACTTGGAGCATCCGACGAGAAAAGTTGCACGTACATTTTGGGCCCAGTAAAACGACAGGCATTGTATTCTTGTCTGACCTGTTGCCCAGAGGGTCGCGACAATTTGGAGAAATGTGCTGGCATTTGCTTAGCCTGTTCTTACCAATGTCATGAGAATCATGAATTGATTGAATTGTACACAAAAAGGAACTTTCGTTGCGACTGCCCAACCGAGCGAACAGGTGCAAATCGTTGCACTTTAAATGTGGGTCTCAAGCAACCCGAAAAGGTAAATGCAGATAACTTGTACAATCAAAATTTCCAGGCCTTGTATTGTGCATGTCATCGCCCGTATCCAGATCCAGAACGTACCACAGATGAGCTAATGCTGCAATGTGTTGTTTGTGAGGACTGGTTTCATTTGCAGCATTTAAATGCTCCCGCAAATGCCGATAAACTTGTGGATGCATGCAGTGAAATGATATGCGGCACTTGCATGGACCAACATACAATTTTACAGAATTATACAGGGTTGGCATTGAAAAAAGTTGAATCTTTGGATGAAACGGTTGGCGGAAATTTAAGTGTTGTAGGTAGTACCGATGTAACCAAATGTGAAGATAATGATGACAACAAATTGAAGAGCGATTTGGATAAAAGTATTTCGGAAATTATGAATATGAGCGAGACAAATGGTTCGGTAGCAGCGGGAGAAGAACCTTCTGCGAAGCGGCAAAAAATGGATGATGCTGATGAAAATACTGAGCAGAAATGTCGTCGACCCTCTCAAAAAGAAGATTACGAAAAAG GACCCACCTTTTGGGGACCAGATTGGAGATCCGCCCTTTGCCGCTGTACTGCATGCATGTCTGTATATGAGAGTGAAAAAATTGAATATCTATTGGATCCTGAAGATTCGGCTAAAAGTTATGAGGAACGTGGCATAAAGAAACATGGTACCGAATCATCATATGAACAAGGTATTCGTGCTTTAGCTTCTATTGATCGAGTACAGCAAATTGATGTCATCACCGAATACAACCGAATGAAGGATAAACTTAAGGAATATTTGCAAACATTTGTGGCCAGCAAAAAGGTAGTCACTGAAGAAGACATAAATCGTTTCTTTGCGGAAATGCGCAATGAGAAAAACGTTGAAATCGGTTTGCCCTATATGTGTCGCTAA